The Pan paniscus chromosome 1, NHGRI_mPanPan1-v2.0_pri, whole genome shotgun sequence genome has a segment encoding these proteins:
- the LOC100979352 gene encoding olfactory receptor 14A16, translated as MENLTIVTEFILMGFSTNKNMCILHSVLFLLIYLCALMGNVLIIMITTLDHHLHTPMYFFLKNLSFLDLCLISVTAPKSIANSLIHNNSISFLGCVSQVFLLLFSASAELLLLTVMSFDRYTAICHPLHYDVIMDRSTCVQTATVSWLYGGLIAVMHTAGTFSLSYCGSNMVHQFFCDIPQLLAISCSENLIREIALILINVVLDFCCFIVIIITYVHVFSTVKKIPSTEGQSKAYSTCLPHLLVVVLFLSTGLIAYLRPASESPSILDAVISVFYTMLPPTFNPIIYSLRNKAIKVALGMLIKGKLTKK; from the coding sequence ATGGAAAATCTCACAATCGTGACTGAATTTATCCTCATGGGGTTTTCTACCAataaaaatatgtgcattttGCATTCGGTTCTCTTCTTGTTGATTTATTTGTGTGCCCTAATGGGGAATGTCCTCATTATCATGATCACAACTTTGGACCATCATCTCCACACCCCCATGTATTTCTTCTTGAAGAATTTATCTTTCTTGGATCTCTGCCTTATTTCAGTCACGGCTCCCAAATCTATCGCCAATTCTTTGATACACaacaactccatttcattccttggctgtgtttcccaggtctttttgttacttttttcagCATCTGCAGAGCTGCTCCTCCTCACGGTGATGTCCTTTGACCGCTATACTGCTATATGTCACCCTCTGCACTATGATGTCATCATGGACAGGAGCACCTGTGTCCAAACAGCCACTGTGTCTTGGCTGTATGGGGGTCTGATTGCTGTGATGCACACAGCTGGCACCTTCTCCTTATCCTACTGTGGGTCCAACATGGTCCATCAGTTCTTCTGTGACATTCCCCAGTTATTAGCTATTTCTTGCTCAGAAAATTTAATAAGAGAAATTGCACTCATCCTTATTAATGTAGTTTTGGATTTCTGCTGTtttattgtcatcatcattacCTATGTCCACGTCTTCTCTACAGTCAAGAAGATCCCTTCCACAGAAGGCCAGTCAAAAGCCTACTCTACTTGCCTTCCACACTTGCTGGTGGTTGTGTTATTTCTTTCCACTGGACTCATTGCTTATCTGAGGCCAGCTTCAGAGTCTCCTTCTATTTTGGATGCTGTAATTTCTGTGTTCTACACTATGCTGCCCCCAACCTTTAATCCCATTATATACAGTTTGAGAAACAAGGCCATAAAGGTGGCTCTGGGGATGTTGATAAAGGGAAAGCTCACCAAAAAGTAA